From Anopheles funestus chromosome 3RL, idAnoFuneDA-416_04, whole genome shotgun sequence, a single genomic window includes:
- the LOC125768109 gene encoding F-box/SPRY domain-containing protein 1, giving the protein MDEDLVEYAPNIPDNVLELIFSYLKLQDLRNCALVCKNWYRFLCDENNEVWRAQCLQKVPTEAFKNDLLSVVPSYKAKLRAFFHAWNPFDCSRHVYIKPNGFTLHRNPVAQSTDGSRGKIGFKHGRHAWEVRWEGPLGTVAVVGIATKDAAIQCHGYYALLGADDQSWGWNLVDNLLLHNGDAHGIYPLLNNAPKYKVGERIRVILDCDDNTLSFEKNYEFLGVAFTDLPDKMYYPTVAAVYGNTEISMVYLGPPLDG; this is encoded by the exons ATGGATGAGGATCTAGTCGAATATGCTCCTAATATTCCGGATAATGTGCTGGAGCTAATATTCTCCTACCTGAAACTGCAGGATTTACGAAACTGTGCTTTGGTTTGCAAAAATTGGTACCGGTTTTTGTGTGATGAAAACAATGAGGTTTGGCGAGCGCAATGTCTACAAAAAGTTCCGACGGAGGCGTTCAAAAATGACCTTCTGTCGGTAGTGCCATCGTACAAAGCAAAGTTGCGGGCGTTTTTCCATGCATGGAATCCTTTCGATTGTAGTCGTCATGTGTATATCAAACCAAACGGATTCACTCTTCACAG GAATCCTGTGGCACAGAGCACCGATGGATCCAGAGGAAAAATTGGTTTCAAACACGGTAGACATGCCTGGGAAGTACGATGGGAAGGTCCCCTTGGAACAGTTGCTGTCGTTGGAATTGCTACTAAGGACGCAGCAATCCAATGCCATGGATATTATGCCCTGCTTG GTGCCGATGATCAAAGCTGGGGTTGGAATCTGGTAGATAACCTCTTACTTCATAATGGAGATGCCCATGGAATATATCCTCTGCTAAATAACGCCCCAAAGTATAAG GTAGGAGAAAGAATACGAGTTATATTAGACTGCGATGATAATACTCTGTCGTTTGAAAAGAATTATGAGTTTCTGGGAGTAGCTTTTACAG ATTTACCTGATAAAATGTACTATCCAACTGTGGCCGCAGTGTATGGAAACACGGAAATTTCGATGGTATACTTAGGCCCACCATTGGACGGGTAG